The window CCCGCTGCCATCGGCGACGCTTCTGCTGAACCAGCCGGCGCAACCGGCTCCGCGATCACTCGCGCCGACTTGGTCGAAGTCGTGTCAGATGCTGCGACGCCGATCGATGAACGCTTGCAGCAAATCGTTTCACTGCTTGGTGAATTCGAAGGCCGCCTGACATCACGTCTGGACGAATTCGCGCTCGCGCCGCTGACGCCTTACGAATCCGAACAATCGGCAGATCCCGAAATCTCGGCGGACGAATTCGAACAACCCGCCGACACCTGTGCGGTCTCGTGGCAGCCACCTGTTCCGACCGAAAACACAGACGAGCCAGCAGACCAGAACTACGACGGCGACCAGTACACCGAAGGCAAATACGGCCAAGGCGATTACTGCGACTTGATTCCGCCGGAAGTGCAGCGGTTGGAGGAGGAGTTGCAGGCCGAGCGAATGCGCTCGCATGAACTGCAAACCCAGAATGACCAGTTGGCGGCACAGCTTGCATCGAACGATGTCAAACGCACCGTGTCCGACACGCAGGGCTGCGACGACTCAATGTCCTGGGAAGAGCGGAAGGCACGCATCCTGGAGCAGATGGAAAACGATGACTTCAACGCGGAGTCGTTCCTCGAGTCGCTGTCCCAACCCGCCCAAGAAATTGCAGCGTCGATCGATCCTGATTGGGTCAGCAATCCGGTTGCATTCATCGATGATTTGGTCGACCGGCTTTCACTCGCCGAACAGACGATTTCTGAACGCAATGCCGAGATCCACGAACTGCAGATTCTGCTGCAAAACCGCGCGGACACTCGCAACGACCAAGTCGCATTTGGTGCTGCTGCGATCGCCGGAATGGTCGACTGTGACGAATTGGTGATCGAAGAACGCGAACGCCTGGCGCAATTGAAATCCGAATGGGAAGACAAATTCCGAAGCGCTGAGATCGAAGTTTCGCTCGAACGAGCCAAGCTTTCGCGAGAGCGTCAGGAGTTGGCTCGTCGCACAGAAGAACTGGAAGAACAAATCGACCAGTTGCAGCGTGAAAAAAGAGATGCCCGCAACTACCCCAAAACCGGCCGCCGTTGGCTGGCCGAATTGGGATTGCAATCCGAGGGCGAATGATGCGTCCACCTCACTGGCTCACGGACTAGTGAACCAGAGACGATCAATCGCATTCCTCGTGGCGGCTACAAATTGCATGGGGCGGAGCAACGGGTTCAAACAACCGATCGCTCCACCAGCCATCAAAGATTATTTCTTGCGGTGACGAATCTTGGCTCGCATCCGTCGTTTCTTGCGGCCTACCTTGCGTCGTCCCTTGCCAGATTTCTTGGTACCCACCTAGATCGCTCTCCTGGAAAAATGTTCGTGTTTTGCGTGCATGGCCAGGTTTCGCGTCTTGGCACCGCCATTCATTGGCGTTCCAAACTGGGGCGAATTCAAACACCGGCCGGATCGAATCGCGTAGCCTAGCAGAACGCCAGCGACCGACAAGGCGAGTTTTCCCTCAGGACGTCGAGGAATCTGTCCAAGGCAACTCGATCTCGCCGCCTCGCCACGCCGCCAGAAAATCAGGCAGGCTGGGCAGCACGCCGCGTGCGGTGACGATGTCATTGGCCGTCATCCAGTGAACCTCAGCCACTTCGTCGGGATTCGGCACGGGATCGATGTGATCAGGAAATTCCGCCACCCACCACGCCAACCGAGTTCCCCAGGGCGTAACGCTTCGCCAACACAAACGTGTCGGCGTCACATCAATCGCCAGTTCTTCTTGCATCTCGCGAATCAGAGCCTCTTCTTCGCTCTCACCAGCCTCGATGCCTCCGCCAGGCAAACACAACTTGCCTGGTGCATTGACGGTCAACGAGCGGCGGATGATCAGCAACTTATCGGCGCGGAACATCACTCCGATCACACCGCGTTTGCGGTTGCGATGTCTTGATTGGTTCGGTTTCGTATTCGGCAATCCAGTCATGCTGCGCTTCTACCACCTGATAGAAGAAACGGCAAGGGAACCCGCCTCGGAATCGATGC of the Rhodopirellula baltica SH 1 genome contains:
- a CDS encoding NUDIX hydrolase, translated to MTGLPNTKPNQSRHRNRKRGVIGVMFRADKLLIIRRSLTVNAPGKLCLPGGGIEAGESEEEALIREMQEELAIDVTPTRLCWRSVTPWGTRLAWWVAEFPDHIDPVPNPDEVAEVHWMTANDIVTARGVLPSLPDFLAAWRGGEIELPWTDSSTS